The Mya arenaria isolate MELC-2E11 chromosome 16, ASM2691426v1 genome includes a window with the following:
- the LOC128222526 gene encoding uncharacterized protein LOC128222526 translates to ATTTTTTTTTTTTTTTTTTTTTTTTTTTTTTTTTTTTTTTTTTTPTTTTTTSTTTTTTTTTTTTTTTTTTTNTTTTTTTTTTTTTTATTTTTTTTTTTTTTTTTTTTTTTTTTTTTTTTTTTTTTTTTTTTTTTTTSTPTTTNTTTTTTTTTTTITTTTTTTTTTTTTTTTTTTTTTTTTTTTTTT, encoded by the exons gctactactactactactactactactactactactactactactactactactactactactactactactactactactactactactactactactactactactactactactactactactactactcctactactactactactacttctactactactactactactactactactactactactactactactactactactactaatactactactactactactactactactactactacta ctaccgctactactactactactactactactactactactactactactactactactactactactactactactactactactactactactactactactactactactactactactactactactactactactactactactactacttctactcctactactactaatactactactactactactactactactactactattactactactactactactactactactactactactactactactactactactactactactactactactactactactactactactact
- the LOC128222525 gene encoding uncharacterized protein DDB_G0271670-like, producing SSSSSSSSSSSSSSSSSSSSSSSSSSSSSSSSSSSSSSSSSSSSSSSSSSSSRSSSSSSSSSSSSSSSSSSSSSSSSSSSSSSSSSSSSSSSSSSSSSSSSSSSSSSSSSSSSSSSSRCSSSSSSSSSSSSSSSSSSSNSSGSGSGSGSSSSSSSSSSNSSSSSSSSSSSSSSSSSSSSSSSSSSSSSSSSSSSSSSSSSSSSSSSSSSSSSSSRSSSSSSSSSSSSSSSSSSSSSSSSSSSSSSSSSSSSSSSSSSSSSSSRCSSSSSSSSSSSSSSSSSSSSSSSSSSRFSSSSSSSSSSSSSSSSSSSSSSSSSSSSSSSSSSSSSSSSSSSSSSSSSSSSSSSSRSSSSSSSSSSSSSSSSSSSSSSSSSSSSS from the coding sequence agtagtagtagtagtagtagtagtagtagtagtagtagtagtagtagtagtagtagtagtagtagtagtagtagtagtagtagtagtagtagtagtagtagtagtagtagtagtagtagtagtagtagtagtagtagtagtagtagtagtagtagtaggagtagtagtagtagtagtagtagtagtagtagtagtagtagtagtagtagcagtagtagtagtagtagtagtagtagtagtagtagtagtagtagtagtagtagtagtagtagtagtagtagtagtagtagtagtagtagtagtagtagtagtagtagtagtagtagtagtagtagtagtagtagtagtagtagatgtagtagtagtagtagtagtagtagtagtagtagtagtagtagtagtagtagtagtagtaatagtagcggtagcggtagcggtagcggtagtagtagtagtagtagtagtagtagtagtaatagtagtagtagtagtagtagtagtagtagtagtagtagtagtagtagtagtagtagtagtagtagtagtagtagtagtagtagtagtagtagtagtagtagtagtagtagtagtagtagtagtagtagtagtagtagtagtagtagtagtagtagtagtagtagtagaagtagtagtagtagtagtagtagtagtagtagtagtagtagtagtagtagtagtagtagtagtagtagtagtagtagtagtagtagtagtagtagtagtagtagtagtagtagtagtagtagtagtagtagtagtagtagtagatgtagtagtagtagtagtagtagtagtagtagtagtagtagtagtagtagtagtagtagtagtagtagtagtagtagtagtagatttagtagtagtagtagtagtagtagtagtagtagtagtagtagtagtagtagtagtagtagtagtagtagtagtagtagtagtagtagtagtagtagtagtagtagtagtagtagtagtagtagtagtagtagtagtagtagtagtagtagtagtagtagtagtagtagtaggagtagtagtagtagtagtagtagtagtagtagtagtagtagtagtagtagcagtagtagtagtagtagtagtagtagtagtagtagt